The proteins below are encoded in one region of Parambassis ranga unplaced genomic scaffold, fParRan2.1 scaffold_21_arrow_ctg1, whole genome shotgun sequence:
- the LOC114429828 gene encoding mitochondrial ubiquitin ligase activator of nfkb 1-A-like, with product MAKFCLGFSLTEALCLGAGLAVSGLCYYMYRKKKKTADELDNASHINIDGNLKDTLEVTPGARLQYAVVEGVVEPVGEPLRSQCHEDIVGVVHKVEVTEPRLGLSSLYSALFKSHQQVTSVPFVLRGSDGTAVQVHCPLKASGLNMEMLYKRFLQVSHGFSVLGWYFSGVKSYSQLETEEMLRVGTRVTGVGQLTLDPDGTLNLRPPSDGSKYFLSMADYDTLRKQYSAATKAWKRFAVIFALAGAAAL from the exons ATGGCGAAATTCTGTCTCGGTTTTTCACTGACAGAGGCACTGTGTCTTGGGGCCGGCTTGGCTGTTTCAGGCCTTTGCTACTATATgtatagaaagaagaagaagacagcagatgagcttgat AATGCCTCCCACATCAACATAGATGGAAACCTTAAAGACACTTTGGAGGTTACACCAGGAGCACGTCTGCAGTATGCTGTTGTTGAAG GTGTTGTGGAGCCTGTAGGCGAGCCACTGAGGAGTCAGTGTCATGAAGACATTGTTGGTGTGGTGCACAAAGTGGAAGTCACAGAGCCCAGGCTGGGATTGAGCAGCCTTTACTCTGCTCTTTTCAAGAGTCATCAACAAGTGACATCGGTGCCCTTCGTATTAAGGGGTTCGGATGGGACTGCAGTCCAAGTCCATTGTCCACTGAAGgcctctggactgaacatggagatGTTGTACAAGAGGTTTCTCCAGGTCAGCCATGGATTCAGTGTTCTTGGATGGTATTTCAGCGGGGTGAAGTCCTACAGTCAACTGGAGACCGAGGAAATGCTTAGA GTGGGCACACGTGTTACTGGTGTAGGCCAGCTGACGCTGGACCCAGATGGCACCCTGAATCTTAGACCCCCTTCTGATGGATCTAAGTACTTTCTGAGCATGGCAGACTATGACACTTTACGAAAACAATACAGCGCTGCGACCAAAGCGTGGAAGCGTTTTGCTGTTATATTTGCTTTAGCCGGTGCAGCGGCACTCTAA